GGTAAGCACAGCAGTATCATTGGTAAAATATTTCTGCGCTACATCAATGGTGATCTGCGCCAATGGCGAGTGGTGTGCATAAGAATGAAAATCGGCACCCGGCTCGTTTAACCCTATATGTCCGTTTAGGCCTACACCTACTATCATCATATCCAGGCCGCCCAACTTTTCGATATGTTTATTCATCGCCGCGCATTCGGCATCCAGATCATCCGCGGTAGCGTCAAAAAATTTTACTTTATCGGGCGGGATATTGAGCGGTTTAAAAAAGTGTTTTTCTAAATAATAGGTACAGCTGCCATCGTTATGCTTATCAAGCCCAACCCATTCATCAAGGCCAACAAAATTGGTCTGGCTAAAATCAACCTGGCTGTGGGTAGCATATTGAATAAGATAATCAAACATGCCGGTAGGCGATTCGCCGGATGGGAAACAGATCAGCGCATCGGGTTTTTGATTTACAAGGGTAACCACCATGTCGGCCACCGCTTTTGACATGGTATTGTAATCGGGATAGGTGTGTATTTTCATTGTTATTTATTATTGAGCCAAAGATTTACAGGTTTATCAATTTTGGCGCTAAAAGGTAATTCAATTTTTTTGCCTGCCCCGGCAGATGCATAGGCAGCATAAATCAATTCGAGCACAGCACGGCCATCCTCACCGGTTACCAGTGGGGTTTTATCGTTCTGTACGCAATCAATAAAGTGCTTCAGTTCGTGCGGGTAGCCCTGGTTAAAGGCTTCTTCAAAAATGGTATAACTCCAGCCCTGGGTGGTATCTGTTTTTTCCATGGCATAGCCGTAGCCGTTTTTGCTATAGGTTACCGCTGCGTTCCCCATAAACAAATCGGCATAAATTACGCCGCCGGTGCCATGAATTTCGCAGCGGTCGTCCATACCGCCGTGCTTGGCCCAGCTGTTTTCGGCTACGGCAGTTACGCCGTTTTCAAATTCTACAATAATTACCGAGTTATCTTCGCCTTTGGTGCGCTCTTTATGCAGCACGGTGCTCATGCTGGCGTAAACATTTTTGGGTTTGGCATTATTCAGCATCCATCTAAACCAACCCAACGCATGGCAGCCCATATCCATAATAACCCCGCCGCCCGAAAAATCGATATCGTAAAACCAATCCGAATGCGGGCCTGAATGCTTTTCGCCCTGCTTTAACATGTAGATTTCGCCTACTGCACCTTCCCTAACCAGATGCCTTGCCCGCTCATACTTTGGTGCGAAGCAAAGTTCTTCGGCATACATCAGCTTTACGTTGTTGGCTTTGCAAACGGCTATCATTTCGTCTGCCTCTTCCAACGTTACTGCCAACGGCTTTTCAATAATGATATGCTTACCTGCTTTGGCAGCTTTGATTGTAGCTTCGGCATGGAGGTAGTTGGGCAGGCAGATATCCACTACTTCGCAGTCCGATTCGGTAATTAATTTATCAATATCGTCAAACCATTGGGGGATGTGGTATTTTTCGGCAAAGGCCTTCGCTTTTTCGGCTTTGCGGGCGTAGCAGGCTACCACTTCGGCTTCGGGGATAAAGCGATGGTACGATTCCATGTGGATCTCGGTTATAAAACCGGCACCCAGTATGGCAACTTTGGTTCGTTTCATATAAAGTATTGTATATAATTAGCGCCGATAATTGGGGCAGCGCACAGGATTTAGCGGGTTCAGAATACTATTCAAGATTAATGAATAATATTTTAAAATTGAAAAGTTTTGGAAGATGAGGGGATGAAGTGAATAAATCATTGTGATACTGCACGATCTCATTCAATACAGCATAATTGAAATCACTGTCATGCTGAACTTGTTTCAGCACCCCACACGCCGAGCGGCCATGCTAAGCAAATCGTCTACCTGTCCTGTGGGATGCCGAAATAAATACGGCACGACGGCGGAGAGATTGCGAGCTCATATATTTCTCAGGTACGATAGATTCACCTATCGAA
The sequence above is a segment of the Mucilaginibacter celer genome. Coding sequences within it:
- a CDS encoding glucosamine-6-phosphate deaminase, with amino-acid sequence MKIHTYPDYNTMSKAVADMVVTLVNQKPDALICFPSGESPTGMFDYLIQYATHSQVDFSQTNFVGLDEWVGLDKHNDGSCTYYLEKHFFKPLNIPPDKVKFFDATADDLDAECAAMNKHIEKLGGLDMMIVGVGLNGHIGLNEPGADFHSYAHHSPLAQITIDVAQKYFTNDTAVLTEGITLGLRHLVESAVPVLIAGGAKKAAIIAQALEGVVTDEVPASIFKTLPNAQVFLDNAAAAQLN
- a CDS encoding Gfo/Idh/MocA family protein, with amino-acid sequence MKRTKVAILGAGFITEIHMESYHRFIPEAEVVACYARKAEKAKAFAEKYHIPQWFDDIDKLITESDCEVVDICLPNYLHAEATIKAAKAGKHIIIEKPLAVTLEEADEMIAVCKANNVKLMYAEELCFAPKYERARHLVREGAVGEIYMLKQGEKHSGPHSDWFYDIDFSGGGVIMDMGCHALGWFRWMLNNAKPKNVYASMSTVLHKERTKGEDNSVIIVEFENGVTAVAENSWAKHGGMDDRCEIHGTGGVIYADLFMGNAAVTYSKNGYGYAMEKTDTTQGWSYTIFEEAFNQGYPHELKHFIDCVQNDKTPLVTGEDGRAVLELIYAAYASAGAGKKIELPFSAKIDKPVNLWLNNK